The sequence below is a genomic window from Mycobacteroides abscessus ATCC 19977.
GCATGCACCCACCGGTATTTGGGCGCCCGAGTGCGCCTACGCCCCGGGTATGGAAGAGGGCTACGCGGCGGCAGGCGTCAAGCACTTCATGGTGGATGGTCCGTCCCTACAGGGAGACACGTCCCTGGGCCGCACGGTGGGCGACTCCGACGTGGTTGCCTTCGGCCGCGACCTGGCGGTGAGCTACCGCGTGTGGTCCCCGAAGTCCGGATATCCGGGCCATGCCGCCTACCGCGACTTCCACACCTATGACCATGACACCGGACTCAAGCCGGCCCGTGTCACCGGACGCAATGTGCCATCGGAATCCAAGGCACCCTATGACCCCGAGCGCGCCAATGCCGCGATCGACATCCATGTCCGCGATTTCGTGGACACCGTCCGCCAGCGTCTCGTCGACGAATCCAGCCGCATCGGGCGGCCCGCGCACGTCATCGCCGCCTTCGACACCGAGCTCTATGGACACTGGTGGTACGAAGGGCCCACCTGGCTAGAACGGGTGCTGCGCGCGCTACCCGAAGCCGGTATTCAGGTGGGCACGCTGGAGCAGGCCCGCGAGCAGGGATATGTGGGCGAGCCGTTCGACTTGCCCGCCAGTTCATGGGGCTCCGGCAAGGATTGGCATGTGTGGAACGGCGAGAAGGTAGCCGACCTGGTGCAGTTGAACACCGAGGTCGTCGACACCGCGCTCACCGCGGTGGACAAGGCTCTCAACGAGCAACCCGCGCCGCATACCCGCAACCGGGTGGCCGATCAGATATTGCGCGAAGCGCTGTTGACCGTGTCCAGCGACTGGCCGTTCATGGTCAGCAAGGATTCGGCGGCCGACTACGCGCGCTACCGCGCGCACCTGCACGCACACGCCACCCGCGAGATTGCCGGCGCCCTGGCCAGCGGACGTCACGACGTGGCATCTCGATTGGCGGACGGTTGGAATCGCGCGGACGGATTGTTCGGCGCGCTTGATGCCCGGAGGCTGCCCCGATGAACATGGCCCTTGCCCGAGAGGCTCATCTCAACACGGTCTTCGCCCGAGAGGCTCATCTCAACACGGTCTTCGCCCGAGAGGCTCATCTCAACACGGTCTTCGCCCGAGAGGCTCATCTATGAGAATTCTGATGGTCTCGTGGGAGTACCCGCCGGTGGTCATCGGCGGACTGGGCCGACACGTGCATCACCTGTCCACCGAATTGGCCGCCGCCGGGCACGACGTGGTGGTGCTGACCCGCCGCCCCTCGGGCACCGACCCGTCGAGTCATCCGACCTCCGACGAAATTTCCGAAGGCGTCCGTGTGGTCGCTGCCGCCGAGGACCCCCACGACTTCGACTTCGGCACCGACATGATGGCCTGGACGCTCGCCATGGGACACGCCATGGTGCGGGCGGGATTAGCCCTGGGCCTCAAGGGATCCGGTGATTGGCGCCCCGACGTGGTCCATGCGCATGACTGGCTGGTCGCCCACCCCGCTATCGCGCTGGCCGAACATTTCGATGTCCCGCTGGTGTCCACGCTGCACGCCACCGAGGCCGGCCGCCACAGCGGCTGGGTGTCTGGGCGCATCAGCCGGCAGGTGCACTCGGTGGAATGGTGGCTGGCTCGCGAATCGGACTCGCTGATCACCTGCTCGGCCTCGATGCTCGACGAGGTGACTCAGCTATTTGGGCCGGAGCTGCCACAGGTCCACGTCATCCGCAACGGAATCGACGTCACTCGTTGGGTCTTCGCGCCCCGACCACCCGCAGACGGCACTCCTCCGGTACTGCTTTTTGTGGGGCGGCTCGAATACGAGAAGGGC
It includes:
- a CDS encoding glycoside hydrolase family 57 protein, giving the protein MVLHTHLPWLANHGRWPVGEEWLYQSWSAAYLPLFKVLRTLAAEGRENLLTLGITPVVAAQLDDPHCLTGLHSWLANWQLRAFEASTISSTDAEPGTASSPEMLRAFGVREYQTATAALDEFDTYWRHGGSGPLRNLIDAKAIELLGGPLAHPFQPLLHPRLREFALREGLADAAQRFGHAPTGIWAPECAYAPGMEEGYAAAGVKHFMVDGPSLQGDTSLGRTVGDSDVVAFGRDLAVSYRVWSPKSGYPGHAAYRDFHTYDHDTGLKPARVTGRNVPSESKAPYDPERANAAIDIHVRDFVDTVRQRLVDESSRIGRPAHVIAAFDTELYGHWWYEGPTWLERVLRALPEAGIQVGTLEQAREQGYVGEPFDLPASSWGSGKDWHVWNGEKVADLVQLNTEVVDTALTAVDKALNEQPAPHTRNRVADQILREALLTVSSDWPFMVSKDSAADYARYRAHLHAHATREIAGALASGRHDVASRLADGWNRADGLFGALDARRLPR
- a CDS encoding glycosyltransferase family 4 protein is translated as MRILMVSWEYPPVVIGGLGRHVHHLSTELAAAGHDVVVLTRRPSGTDPSSHPTSDEISEGVRVVAAAEDPHDFDFGTDMMAWTLAMGHAMVRAGLALGLKGSGDWRPDVVHAHDWLVAHPAIALAEHFDVPLVSTLHATEAGRHSGWVSGRISRQVHSVEWWLARESDSLITCSASMLDEVTQLFGPELPQVHVIRNGIDVTRWVFAPRPPADGTPPVLLFVGRLEYEKGIHDAIAALPKIRRAHPGTVLAVAGDGTQQDWLLEQARKYKVVKSVQFLGTLDHSELLHWLHHADAILLPSHYEPFGIVALEAAAAGTPLVTSTVGGLGEAVIDGETGMSFAPRDVAGIAEAVTRTLDDPAAAAERAVAARARLTADFDWATVADETAQVYLAAKRREREPLGRSVIVERPLPDR